A genomic segment from Triticum dicoccoides isolate Atlit2015 ecotype Zavitan chromosome 1A, WEW_v2.0, whole genome shotgun sequence encodes:
- the LOC119278156 gene encoding uncharacterized protein At5g19025-like has translation MLRPFPCPHRTPAAAAASPPPAAAAAAMAPSSSRSHSHSGGGGGGHVSLSLSPSSCRHTPSSATLDLLILLLVLFSLAFLLASSLAHVSRSLSPLLASPPAAAALASAAAALPYFAAGLPYVAAAAVLATAAFLSCRRLPRRRCRNPRCRGLRKALEFDVQLQSEEAVRAGGGSTVGGADAAMWREIETLPWKGGQSGNNPDYECLRAELRRMAPPNGRAVLLFRNRCGCPVAKLEGWGTPKSKRRNKKGTQGSSLDGGVR, from the coding sequence ATGCTCCGGCCGTTCCCCTGCCCCCACcgcacgcccgccgccgccgccgccagcccgccccccgccgccgcggccgcagCCATGGCGCCGTCCTCCTCCCGCTCCCACTCCCActccggcggcgggggcggcggccacgtctccctctccctctcgccttCCTCCTGCAGGCACACCCCCTCCTCGGCCACGCTCGATCTCCTCATCCTCCTGCTCGTGCTCTTctccctcgccttcctcctcgcctcCTCGCTCGCCCACGTCTCGCGCTCGCTCTCCCCGCTCCTCgcgtcgccgcccgccgccgcggcgctcgcctccgccgccgccgccctgccctaCTTCGCTGCCGGCCTCCCCTACGTCGCCGCAGCCGCGGTGCTCGCCACGGCCGCCTTCCTGTCCTGCCgacgcctccctcgccgccgctgccgcaaCCCGCGCTGCCGCGGGCTCCGGAAGGCGCTCGAGTTCGATGTCCAGCTCCAGAGCGAGGAGGCCGTGCGGGCTGGCGGGGGGAGCACCGTTGGCGGCGCTGACGCCGCCATGTGGCGCGAGATCGAGACCTTGCCGTGGAAAGGGGGCCAGAGCGGGAACAATCCAGACTACGAGTGCCTTCGCGCAGAGCTCCGCCGGATGGCGCCGCCCAACGGCCGCGCTGTCCTGCTCTTCCGCAACCGCTGTGGCTGCCCGGTGGCCAAGCTCGAGGGCTGGGGCACCCCCAAAAGCAAGCGGCGGAATAAGAA